One stretch of Prunus persica cultivar Lovell chromosome G1, Prunus_persica_NCBIv2, whole genome shotgun sequence DNA includes these proteins:
- the LOC18791768 gene encoding zinc finger protein 4 gives MVTPNLNLEYENDSEVSSQENFNIPLQEESHDLSKDSTTTSSCLTNQTNLQQQDPGPISLNLTLQFSSRDIELKGTGETSSTEGAAPPTSEATMPRVFSCNYCKRKFYSSQALGGHQNAHKRERTMAKRAMRMGMFPDRYTSLASLPLHGSAASAFRSLGIEAHAAVHQNIMIPSDQRLPVPDTRGVARFQQGYFGVPMFMEEDDVGMFWPGSFRQVGEGVGGRHSNMQFSQNPTMNSGGSTMPPNTKTSSSSPDLTLKL, from the coding sequence ATGGTCACACCAAACTTGAACTTGGAATATGAAAATGATTCGGAAGTTTCAAGCcaagaaaatttcaacatccCTCTGCAAGAAGAATCCCATGATCTCTCTAAGGATAGCACCACCACTTCTTCCTGCCTCACAAATCAGACAAACCTCCAACAACAAGATCCGGGGCCTATTTCCCTCAACTTGACACTCCAGTTTAGCTCCCGTGACATTGAATTGAAGGGCACAGGGGAGACTAGCAGTACTGAAGGAGCTGCACCCCCTACTTCAGAAGCAACAATGCCAAGGGTGTTCTCATGCAACTACTGCAAGCGTAAGTTCTATAGCTCACAGGCACTTGGTGGCCATCAGAATGCTcacaagagagagaggacaaTGGCCAAGCGTGCTATGCGTATGGGAATGTTTCCTGACAGGTACACTAGCTTGGCATCTCTTCCCCTGCATGGTTCTGCTGCTTCTGCATTTCGATCTCTTGGTATCGAAGCTCATGCTGCAGTGCACCAAAACATTATGATACCATCCGATCAGAGGCTCCCTGTCCCTGACACAAGAGGTGTGGCAAGGTTTCAGCAAGGCTATTTTGGAGTGCCAATGTTTATGGAAGAGGATGATGTGGGTATGTTTTGGCCTGGGAGTTTCCGTCAGGTGGGTGAGGGAGTTGGAGGTCGTCATTCGAATATGCAGTTTTCTCAAAATCCAACAATGAATTCAGGAGGATCCACCATGCCACCAAATACAAAGACAAGTTCATCTTCACCTGATCTTACTTTAAAGCTCtga